CCCCGGCTGCGGAAAGAACGCCGGCTGCGATGGTAATCTTTCCTTCACCAACTGTATAATCGAACTCTGTGAGACTCTTATTGCCCACAATCACGCTGGTAATTGACTCTCTCCAGCCCGCAAAATCGGCAAAAGTCAGGTCTAAAGCTTCACCCGGGGCTATCACTCCGGCTGCCGGGGTAAGCGTCACGGGCGCCCGCTTAACCTGCGTGGGAACCAGCCTCTCAGAAGTTGTCCCATCGCCAAGTTTGCCTTTCGAATTATTCCCCCAGGCCCATGCGGTACCATCGGTCTTTAAAGCCTGCGAGTAGTTGGAACCGGCATTTAACATGGCAATACCGGCCTCTGGCCCGTAGAGCTTAATAGGTACTTTACTACCGTTATCATACCCCATCTTGCCGTTACCGAGTTGACCTTGACTATTGTTGCCCCAGACCCATAACGATCCGTCGGTCTGCAGGGCCATCGTGTGGTTATCCCCGGCCGTAATTGCTTTCACATCTGTTAGATCAGAAGCTTGAACCGGCACAAGACTTCTCATTATTTTAGTCAGGTCCAGATCTTTATTACCTAACTGTCCACTCGAAGCGAAGCCCCAGCCCCAGACCGTACCGTCCTCTTTAATTGCTAAAGAAAATCCGCTTCCGGCGGCAATGGCCTTGAAGACACCGGTAAGGCCGGTAGCCTGAACGGGCTTATTGCTATTCGTTTGGGTACCGTCACCCAATTGTCCTTCGCTATTTTTGCCCCAGGCCCAGACCGTGCCGTCGTTTTTAAGGGCCAGAGCATGCTCCTTACCGGCTGCAATAGCCTGGACATCAGTCAGGCCGTAGACCTGCTCCGCAACAGTTCTTGAACCTCCGGCGCCGATACCCAACTGTCCATAGCTATTTTTGCCCCAGGCCCAGACCGTACCGTCGTTTTTAAGGGCCAGAGAAAAACCGTCCCCGGCTGCAATAGCCTGGACCCCGGTCAATCCGTAAACCTGTTCCGGGACAGTCCTGGTTCCGGATGTACCGCTGACACCGTTGCCCAGCTGTCCATACAAATTATAGCCCCAGGCCCAAACCGTACCGTCGTCCTTCAGGGCCAAAGTATGGTTGTAACCGGGCGCCGCCGCCGTGACCTCCGTTAAGCTGGAGACCTGCACCGGTGTGTATTTAGTTTCAGTACTGCCGTCACCAAGCTTGCCCTGGGCGCCGTCACCCCAGGCCCAGACCGTACCGTCGTTCTTGATCGCGACAGTATGCCGATCTTTCCCGGCCACGTAAACCATGTCGCCTGCGCCGGCGGAGCCGAACGGGACCAGGTATTCTTTAGTGACGATCTCGCTGTCCGACCGGCCGGGACCGATGACGACGGCTTTGATGGTGGTGTCGCTGTTAAGGGGGCCGATTTTGTGGTTTATTTCGTCCAAATCATCGCTTCGCGACGACCACCAACGCATGGCAATCCAGTTATACATGGGGCTGTCTATGGTCGGGTCGCTGCCGTCCAGGGTGTAATGAACCTTGTCTTCATCGTCGAAGGGACTGTGCATTTCCACCATGGTCCCTGCGGGTACCTCTCCAGGCGCCGGATTGACCGTGGGATTATCCCATTTGGGCACGGGATCGGTGAGCACCTCGATTTTTACTACCAATTTGGCAAACCTGGCGTTGGTCTGCTGGGTTACCGCCCGCTGCCCGTACAGCAAATGGTTTGCGTCCGAACGGCTAAAGTTGTCCGCAACCAGGATATCGTTATAACTTTGAGCAGAGAAACTTCTGTGCGCGATGATGGTATCCACTAATACTTTACCCGACGGGTCACCGGGAAGATGGCCGGGAAGGCCGCTGCTCATAAAATTAGGGAAACGATACCGGGGGGCGTTTAATAACTCCTCCACCGTAAAGGTAACTCTAAAATTGTCTCCGGAAGTAAATCTGATCTGTGTGGCTTCCGGCTTGAGTCCCCCGGCTAAATCAAGCAGGTCGGTCAGTTTGACGCCCTGCCCCCTGTACCAGCTCTTGGTGGGCCAGGTGTTAATAGTGCTGTAGATTACGTCTTGTTGTTGTAAATAAACCCCTTCTGATACTGACTCCGTACCCCGGAGCTGGTTTTGGGTAATGGTTACGGGCACGGGGCCGTTCAGCCCGGGCCCCGATATTATAATGTCACCCCCGGCGGCCAGGGCGTCCGCGGGCGCCATCAGACTAACCGTACCGGCAAGCAACAGCACGCTGAAGACGGTCAGAAAAAGCTTAAATACCCAACTGCTCCTTATACGCATGGAATTCCCTCCTTGTTTCAACAAATAATAGTCACACTGCTGAGAAACATTTACAACAAACCACTTCTCCTCTCTCAACTCGCACATCAGAGTAGCCCCAAAGACTTAATAGTTTTCAGCCTCCGTTACACCATCTGCCATATGGCATCAGTCCAGCATTCTCAACACCCCCTTCGTCAAATGGCCTGTCGGCGCTGAACCCCTGTACTTTGGAGAAAAAACCGGTCACCTCCTGCTTGTCCCGGCTACGGGTAGCCGGAAAGATTTGTAAAGCAAAAAAGCTTTGTCCCATTGGTTGAAAGGGACAAAGCTTTAAAGTCCGGCAGCTTATGTTTCCTTTCCTCAATGGGAGGCACGGCAGTTTCCCGGCGTACCCTGTGAGGCCGATAACCATAGTCTCCCTTAGGTCATGCGGCTCGGAAAAACATACTTATTTTTGTGAACTCAGTCATGCATATTTACTTCTACTGCAGTTCCAGGCTTGTGAGAAAATTGGTAAAGCGCTGTCCGAACTCATCCTGGTAAATAATGATGCGCATAGCGCCCTCCCCGCCGGTCTTGGTTTTTAACGGTTCACCGTGGTCGGCGTAAACAATGAACACATTATTCGGCCGCAGGACTTCAGACATGTTCACCCCGGAGGTGTAGTTGTCGATGCCTCTGGTTATGATCCTGGTACATTTTTGGGACAGACCCGGATCGATGCTGTTTAAGGCGTCCAGCAGCGGGGCGCCTGTAAACTCATGTTTGGTCATGCCGGAGGTGGACTGAATCACCATTTTCTTCTGCGCCGCCGGCAGTTTCTGAAGATCGGCAACTGTCAGGACGCCGATAACATTATCTCCTGTCTTAACTAAGATTTGGCCTTCCTGCAGGTTTTCATCGCCGCGGTTCAAAAACGCAAATACCACAATAATAATGACCAGTAATGCAATCACCGCATAGAGGATCTTCTTTTGGTCAACAGCCTTACTCTCCATCAACAATACCCTCCCAAGCATAGCCGGTTTTGGCCGGATGAGACAGGAGAACCATCCCCTTGCCTGTCTTAAACCTTTGGTTACATCCTGAAGCCTTTATTCTGGTCCAGCTTTTTCTTTAGCCTAAGCGTTTTTTCGCCAATACCTGCCTTGATGCCCAACAGGCCGTCCCGGCAACCCGCAAAACACTGCATGCAGCGGACGCATTCCGGACTATTGGGGTTGTTGTATATGTCTATCCCCAACTCACATTGCTCTTGACAGCCTCCGCACTTTTTGCAGTTATCCCTATTGATTTCGAACCTCAGCAGGCTTAGCCGGTTCAGGAGGGCATAGACCGCTCCGAGCGGGCAAATAAACCTGCAAAAAGGCCTGAAGATGATCATGGACGGCAAAACCGCGACGGCAAGCAAAACCAGCTTCCACTTGAACAAGACACCTGCCGTTGTCATCAGGGAAGGTTGTAACGCCATTAAGGGCAGGTACGCTTCCAGCGTCTCCACCGGGCATAAATACTTGCAGAAGGTCGAGCCGCTCAAATAAGTCAGACCAAGGGCCGGGAACAGGAGCACAAACAGG
This region of Pelotomaculum schinkii genomic DNA includes:
- a CDS encoding hemoblobin-interacting domain-containing protein gives rise to the protein MRIRSSWVFKLFLTVFSVLLLAGTVSLMAPADALAAGGDIIISGPGLNGPVPVTITQNQLRGTESVSEGVYLQQQDVIYSTINTWPTKSWYRGQGVKLTDLLDLAGGLKPEATQIRFTSGDNFRVTFTVEELLNAPRYRFPNFMSSGLPGHLPGDPSGKVLVDTIIAHRSFSAQSYNDILVADNFSRSDANHLLYGQRAVTQQTNARFAKLVVKIEVLTDPVPKWDNPTVNPAPGEVPAGTMVEMHSPFDDEDKVHYTLDGSDPTIDSPMYNWIAMRWWSSRSDDLDEINHKIGPLNSDTTIKAVVIGPGRSDSEIVTKEYLVPFGSAGAGDMVYVAGKDRHTVAIKNDGTVWAWGDGAQGKLGDGSTETKYTPVQVSSLTEVTAAAPGYNHTLALKDDGTVWAWGYNLYGQLGNGVSGTSGTRTVPEQVYGLTGVQAIAAGDGFSLALKNDGTVWAWGKNSYGQLGIGAGGSRTVAEQVYGLTDVQAIAAGKEHALALKNDGTVWAWGKNSEGQLGDGTQTNSNKPVQATGLTGVFKAIAAGSGFSLAIKEDGTVWGWGFASSGQLGNKDLDLTKIMRSLVPVQASDLTDVKAITAGDNHTMALQTDGSLWVWGNNSQGQLGNGKMGYDNGSKVPIKLYGPEAGIAMLNAGSNYSQALKTDGTAWAWGNNSKGKLGDGTTSERLVPTQVKRAPVTLTPAAGVIAPGEALDLTFADFAGWRESITSVIVGNKSLTEFDYTVGEGKITIAAGVLSAAGEFDITFKAAGYADSVVTMQVQGQPEAPPVLAADTTDNKAGNSIDLTFTDDAAWRAAITGITVNGSALTSDQYTVTEGNINITADVFTAAEDYEITVSATGYNDATVTQTIGAAEALAITITGDGVPAAVELTLSQVLALPEVSHSYSAINNYPAEDNGFVDVKGVKLQDILDLAQIKGEAKLITIKASDGLTKTFTRDELLAQPRYYFPGLMEGSSNGKVLVPAILSTDTLESNGLRLIMGQRAVTEQNKPWFVKKVNEIIVFTEQPLKWDNVTADVAEGVVAPGTEVTLGHTAFDGVKIYYTLDGSTPDVNSNMYNKSASYYQPELNVPIKITADTTIKAIAIGPGRADSDVVSFTYTVDTGGEPAAPVLKADTSDNTVGQAVDITFTDDADWRSAITEITVDGATLADGKYTVSAGVITIAADVFTEAKDYTVVVKAAGYEDAAVVQTIEETSGPNPVYTVTPEADDAYTAGTTQEGINTMTVNDGVTGFKYFTVNIAPVVSHSGNETVIFTHFRNGSQLGLNATRADFDQVEIAQAGFNVQSGDVIKAYIVDNLTNAIDLNPIILQ
- a CDS encoding molybdopterin-dependent oxidoreductase, with translation MESKAVDQKKILYAVIALLVIIIVVFAFLNRGDENLQEGQILVKTGDNVIGVLTVADLQKLPAAQKKMVIQSTSGMTKHEFTGAPLLDALNSIDPGLSQKCTRIITRGIDNYTSGVNMSEVLRPNNVFIVYADHGEPLKTKTGGEGAMRIIIYQDEFGQRFTNFLTSLELQ
- a CDS encoding 4Fe-4S binding protein yields the protein MKRRVVQTITAALINGHIAGFLQGTAYNGPLKRLCVPVLNCTSCPGAFSSCPLGLIQSSLIFGNYLLLMVTSGLLLLLGGLLGRFLCGWLCPFGFMQELLYKIPLPKYRPGRKLIKLVYLKYVVLVLFVLLFPALGLTYLSGSTFCKYLCPVETLEAYLPLMALQPSLMTTAGVLFKWKLVLLAVAVLPSMIIFRPFCRFICPLGAVYALLNRLSLLRFEINRDNCKKCGGCQEQCELGIDIYNNPNSPECVRCMQCFAGCRDGLLGIKAGIGEKTLRLKKKLDQNKGFRM